One region of Oryza sativa Japonica Group chromosome 10, ASM3414082v1 genomic DNA includes:
- the LOC4349320 gene encoding scarecrow-like protein 6, whose amino-acid sequence MRGMPFGGSAREGHAGTLLQHHLIHGVGLAAAGKLVSSSSAAAAAAGAGGFWEPRSVLDHRHSPSPSPPTSASTLSSPLADVAALAGANAKNVSVSPPPPGWGTGGGGGGGEEVVAAKEEWVHQLTPLDMGLGAGEGWDAAGNVLSDAAAAATSGMAPDNTFLRWIIGGGEDASAAMAGVMDPPVLELDHGGGGGGAAPAAFGPFAPPPAMEDTKPVVPFAAGHPPPNFLLQHHHHHPQPHAAFFGAHHPSFDAAPPPSKRHHPMAAAPAPKLPPFPAGGFVPALKPKAEAANDEAAAAVEQLAEAAKLAEAGDAFGAREILARLNYRLPAAPTAGTPLLRSAFYFKEALRLTLSPTGDAPAPSASTPYDVVVKLGAYKAFSEVSPVLQFAHLTCVQAVLDELGGAGCIHVLDFDIGMGEQWASLMQELAQLRPAAALKVTALVSPASHHPLELQLIHENLSGFAAELGVFFHFTVFNIDTLDPAELLANATAGDAVAVHLPVGPAHAAATPAVLRLVKRLGAKVVVSVDRGCDRSDLPFAAHLFHSFHSAVYLLESIDAVGTDPDTASKIERYLIHPAIEQCVVASHRAASAMDKAPPPPWRAAFAAAGFAPVQATTFAESQAESLLSKVHVRGFRVEKRAGSLCLYWQRGELVSVSAWRC is encoded by the coding sequence ATGAGAGGAATGCCCTTTGGTGGGAGCGCGCGAGAGGGGCACGCGGGGACACTGCTGCAACACCACCTCATACACGGCGTTGGCCTCGCCGCGGCCGGCAagctcgtctcctcctcctccgccgccgccgccgccgccggagcaggtGGGTTCTGGGAGCCAAGGTCGGTGCTCGACCACCGCCACAGCCCGAGCCCCAGCCCGCCTACCTCGGCTTCCACGCTGTCGTCGCCTCTCGCCGACGTGGcggccctcgccggcgccaacGCCAAGAACGTCTCcgtctccccgccgccgccgggatggggaacgggaggaggaggtggtgggggggaggaggtggtggcggcgaaggaggagtgGGTGCACCAGCTCACGCCGCTTGATATGGGgctcggcgccggcgaaggGTGGGATGCCGCCGGGAACGTGCTgtccgacgcggcggcggcggcgacgtcggggATGGCGCCGGACAACACGTTCCTCCGCTGGAtcattggcggcggcgaggacgcgtccGCCGCGATGGCAGGGGTCATGGACCCGCCGGTGCTCGAGCtcgaccatggcggcggcggcggcggcgccgcgcccgccgcgttcgggccgttcgcgccgccgccggccatggagGACACGAAGCCCGTGGTGCCGTTCGCGGCGGGGCACCCCCCGCCGAACTTCCTCctccaacaccaccaccaccacccgcagcCGCACGCGGCGTTCTTCGGCGCCCACCACCCGTCGTTcgacgcggcgccgccgccttccaagCGGCACCACCCGATGgccgccgcgcctgcgccgaagCTGCCTCCGTTCCCGGCGGGCGGGTTCGTCCCCGCCCTGAAGccgaaggcggaggcggcgaacgACGAGGCCGCCGCTGCGGTCGAACAGCTAGCCGAGGCGGCGAAGCTGGCCGAGGCCGGCGACGCCTTCGGCGCCCGCGAGATATTGGCGCGGCTCAATTACCGGCTCCCCGCCGCCCCCACGGCCGGGACGCCACTGCTCCGCTCAGCCTTCTACTTCAAGGAGGCTCTGCGCCTAACGCTCTCCCCCACCGGCGACGCCCCAGCGCCATCGGCGTCGACGCCGTACGACGTGGTCGTCAAGCTCGGCGCCTACAAGGCCTTCTCGGAGGTGTCCCCGGTGCTCCAGTTCGCGCACCTCACCTGCGTCCAGGCGGTGCtcgacgagctcggcggcgccggATGCATCCACGTGCTGGACTTCGACATCGGCATGGGCGAGCAGTGGGCGTCGCTGATGCAGGAGCTCGCGCAGctccgcccggccgccgcgctcaAGGTGACCGCATTGGTGTCCCCGGCGTCGCACCACCCGCTCGAGCTGCAGCTCATCCACGAGAACCtctccggcttcgccgccgagctcggcgTCTTCTTCCACTTCACCGTCTTCAACATCGACACCCTGGACCCCGCCGAGCTCCTCGCCAACGCCACCgcgggcgacgccgtggccgTGCACCTCCCCGTCGgccccgcccacgccgccgcgacgccggcCGTGCTCCGCCTCGTGAAGCGCCTCGGCGCCAAGGTGGTGGTCTCCGTCGACCGCGGCTGCGACCGCTCCGACCTCCCCTTCGCGGCGCACCTCTTCCACTCCTTCCACTCCGCCGTCTACCTCCTCGAGTCCATCGACGCCGTGGGCACGGACCCGGACACCGCGTCCAAGATCGAGCGGTACCTCATCCACCCCGCCATCGAGCAGTGCGTCGTGGCCagccaccgcgccgcctccgccatggacaaggcgccgccgccgccgtggcgcgcggcgttcgcggcggcggggttCGCGCCGGTGCAGGCGACGACGTTCGCGGAGTCGCAGGCGGAGTCGCTGCTGAGCAAGGTGCACGTCAGGGGGTTCCGCGTCGAGAAGCGCGCCGGCTCGCTCTGCCTCTACTGGCAGCGCGGCGAGCTCGTGTCCGTCTCGGCGTGGAGGTGCTAG